The following proteins are encoded in a genomic region of Sorangiineae bacterium MSr12523:
- a CDS encoding type I polyketide synthase, with amino-acid sequence MNVHDPIAVVGMGCRLPGGVSSPDAYWRLLCDGVDATCEVPNGRWPELEALYDPNPGAVGKIYTTRGGFLVADVEAFDAGFFGISPREAMAMDPQQRLLLEVAWEALEDAGLPPRGLAGGRTGVFVGICASDYAETKDPADVYSGTGNYFSVAAGRMAYVFDFRGPAIAIDTACSSSLVAVHLACQSLRLGECNVALVGGVNLLLSPSNTTYFCALKTMAPDGRCKTFDAAADGYARGEGCVVLVLERLSDAVANGHDAVGLIRGSAVNQDGRSNGLTAPNGLAQRDVIRDALRAAGLEPGDVAAVEAHGTGTPLGDPIEMEALATALGEGRRSPLVVGSVKTNFGHLEGAAGLAGLLKMLLAVRHGRIPRHLHFRDPSPDIAWDELPVVVPTQTISWPPGRRIGGVSSFGLSGTNAHVIVEAPPEVAIPDRHEGPAERLLLISASSAAALEARARAFRNTVACTDLADLCYTAGARRAHLTHRLAVVGTDRRGLLEGLDAFVAGQPLATVATGRHETGSRQLVFVFPGQGGQWRGMGHGLLSEPVFRDVLVRCDERVRREAGWSLLEELSPDNAASRIDATEVTQPATFALQAGVAALLASWGVVPHAIVGHSFGEIAAAHVAGAIGLEDGLRIALARGRVMKASFGSGRMALVELSVAEVQRAVPHLGTRVWISGINGPKSVVLAGDGPTLVDVVRGLEERGLFARLLWGEYPSHCPQMLPFARDLAQSLTELDVHAPKVHLVSTVSGRTYAPGDFEPAYWGRNLSEPVQFEAAIRHLAATGADVFLEIGPHPQLTKSMRDCLPPETVVVGSLRRDGGERPAVLSAVGALYAAGCDHSWEQLFPKRRLVPLPSYPWQRERYWQRRSRPGHREPMEHPLLGRVESTAGGSFRWRNRLTADGLLGDHLIHGEPVMAGAVYVEMALSAAHEIFGSLDGVAVEDLRLLSVFVPPRELEAVAEREPSGDVLLRFGSRGLDAEATARIEHASVRLVAGRVPAQTVASQDIESIRQRCPEHVRQADWLAFLGGVGVELDRGFVCLEQLWRGESEAVARVAISSDLRSEARGFCLYPALIEGAVECLAVACLFQRPELAIPVGIDSICFHRAPGFKAWAHAVVRYGADGSPGGDTFLFDENGDIALELRGVRLRRIDPAAPSGERVADWFYEEAWEPLPCAPLTTDSIPSKAKWLVFADRSGTATALRAALAERGEACLLVYASDGYEEIEPDAYRIRPTRADDYARLLAEGFADRPCAGVVHLWSLDVAPFEQTTVESLEIATDLGCISALHLTHALQATQPRPRLWLVTSGAVPLGDAPVQPAQAPLAGFGKVLTLEHPEFSCSRLDLDPRARRDVRPWLQELTQPGQRDGRIAYRDGMRYVARLARANVGSFAPDDVHVRPDATYLVTGGTGGLGLACARRLVERGARHIALLARGKSRARSDVLEGLRERANVEVFHADVGHRDELRAMLAEITARMPPVRGLLHAAGTLADATIDQLTEPRFRAVLPAKIAGTWHLHEATRELPLDFFVLFSSGASLLGSAGQANYAAANAFLDCLAHARRGLGLPALSINWAAWSEVGMVASRAEDGTLSSWAGTSLTTEQGLRALEVLLQSRIAQCGVFPFDPISRAASNSDSPSSLRQRLLAEPLAGREILGQFVLDSVARVLRIAPSKLTTDAPINHFGLDSLTAMELRNAIQAELGIALNTIALLRGRNIADLTVELFEQFLLDHIDELSDANVGALTQQLEG; translated from the coding sequence ATGAACGTGCATGATCCGATTGCGGTCGTCGGTATGGGGTGCCGGCTGCCCGGCGGTGTGTCGTCGCCCGATGCGTATTGGCGATTGCTCTGCGACGGGGTCGATGCGACCTGCGAAGTCCCGAACGGACGCTGGCCGGAACTCGAGGCCTTGTACGATCCGAACCCGGGTGCCGTCGGCAAGATCTACACGACGCGCGGAGGCTTCCTGGTGGCGGACGTCGAGGCGTTCGACGCCGGCTTCTTCGGCATCTCGCCTCGTGAGGCCATGGCCATGGACCCGCAGCAACGCTTGTTGCTCGAGGTCGCGTGGGAGGCGCTCGAGGACGCGGGCCTGCCGCCCCGAGGCCTCGCCGGCGGACGCACCGGTGTCTTCGTGGGCATCTGCGCGAGCGACTACGCCGAGACCAAGGACCCGGCCGACGTCTACTCGGGCACGGGAAACTACTTCAGCGTCGCCGCAGGCCGGATGGCGTACGTGTTCGACTTCCGGGGGCCGGCCATCGCCATCGACACCGCATGTTCGTCGTCGCTGGTGGCGGTGCATTTGGCCTGCCAGAGCCTCCGACTCGGCGAGTGCAACGTGGCGCTGGTGGGTGGCGTCAACTTGCTCCTGTCGCCGAGCAACACGACGTACTTTTGCGCACTGAAGACCATGGCCCCGGATGGGCGCTGCAAGACGTTCGACGCCGCGGCCGACGGATACGCCCGCGGCGAAGGATGCGTGGTCCTCGTGCTCGAGCGGCTCTCGGATGCCGTGGCGAACGGCCACGACGCGGTCGGGCTCATTCGCGGTTCGGCGGTGAATCAAGACGGCCGAAGCAACGGCTTGACCGCGCCGAATGGCCTTGCGCAGCGGGACGTCATTCGCGACGCGCTTCGGGCGGCGGGCCTGGAACCTGGCGATGTCGCGGCCGTCGAGGCGCATGGAACGGGCACGCCGCTGGGCGATCCGATCGAGATGGAGGCGCTGGCGACGGCGCTGGGCGAAGGACGCCGGAGCCCGCTCGTGGTGGGCTCCGTGAAGACGAACTTCGGTCATCTCGAGGGTGCGGCGGGCCTGGCGGGCCTGCTCAAAATGCTGCTGGCCGTTCGTCATGGTCGGATCCCGCGGCATCTGCATTTCCGCGATCCGAGCCCGGACATCGCGTGGGACGAGCTTCCGGTCGTGGTCCCGACGCAGACGATTTCGTGGCCGCCGGGCCGTCGCATCGGCGGCGTGAGCTCGTTCGGGCTCAGTGGCACGAATGCCCACGTCATCGTGGAGGCTCCGCCGGAGGTGGCGATCCCGGACCGCCACGAAGGGCCTGCCGAGCGGCTGCTGTTGATCTCCGCCTCGAGCGCCGCGGCTCTGGAGGCCCGCGCACGGGCGTTCCGCAACACGGTGGCCTGTACGGACCTCGCGGATCTCTGCTACACCGCCGGCGCCCGGCGCGCGCACCTCACGCACCGGCTGGCGGTCGTCGGCACCGATCGCCGCGGTTTGCTCGAAGGCCTCGACGCCTTCGTCGCCGGCCAGCCCCTCGCGACCGTGGCGACTGGGCGTCACGAGACCGGCTCGAGGCAGCTCGTGTTCGTCTTCCCAGGACAAGGCGGTCAATGGCGCGGCATGGGTCACGGACTCTTATCCGAGCCGGTCTTTCGCGACGTGCTCGTGCGGTGCGACGAACGGGTTCGTCGTGAGGCCGGCTGGTCGCTGCTCGAGGAGCTCTCGCCGGACAACGCGGCCAGCCGAATCGATGCAACCGAGGTCACCCAGCCGGCGACGTTCGCGCTGCAGGCCGGCGTGGCGGCGCTCCTCGCGTCGTGGGGTGTCGTGCCCCATGCCATCGTCGGGCACAGCTTTGGAGAGATCGCGGCCGCGCACGTGGCCGGTGCGATCGGCCTCGAGGACGGCCTGCGCATTGCGCTCGCCCGGGGCCGCGTGATGAAGGCGTCGTTTGGCAGCGGCCGCATGGCGCTCGTCGAGCTTTCCGTCGCCGAGGTGCAACGCGCCGTGCCGCACCTCGGAACGCGCGTATGGATCAGCGGAATCAACGGCCCCAAATCCGTGGTTCTTGCCGGCGACGGCCCTACCCTCGTCGACGTCGTTCGAGGCCTGGAGGAGCGCGGCCTGTTTGCTCGCTTGCTCTGGGGCGAATACCCGTCGCACTGCCCGCAGATGCTGCCGTTCGCCCGCGATCTCGCGCAGTCGCTCACGGAGCTCGACGTTCACGCGCCCAAGGTCCATCTGGTGTCGACGGTCTCGGGCCGCACCTACGCGCCGGGCGATTTCGAGCCGGCCTACTGGGGTCGCAACCTGTCCGAACCCGTGCAGTTCGAAGCGGCGATCCGGCACCTGGCCGCGACGGGCGCCGACGTTTTCCTGGAGATCGGTCCGCACCCGCAGTTGACCAAGTCGATGCGAGATTGCCTGCCGCCCGAGACCGTGGTCGTCGGATCCTTGCGCCGCGACGGCGGCGAGCGGCCGGCGGTTCTCTCCGCCGTTGGTGCGCTGTATGCCGCGGGGTGCGACCATTCCTGGGAGCAGCTCTTTCCAAAACGTCGCCTCGTGCCGCTCCCAAGCTATCCTTGGCAGCGCGAGCGGTACTGGCAACGCCGAAGTCGACCCGGGCACCGCGAGCCCATGGAGCACCCGCTCCTCGGGCGGGTCGAGTCCACCGCCGGGGGCTCGTTTCGATGGCGCAACCGTTTGACCGCGGACGGGTTGCTCGGCGATCACCTGATTCACGGCGAACCCGTCATGGCGGGCGCCGTGTACGTCGAAATGGCGCTCTCGGCCGCCCACGAGATTTTCGGCAGCCTGGATGGCGTGGCCGTGGAGGATCTGCGTCTGCTCTCGGTCTTCGTTCCGCCGCGCGAGCTCGAAGCCGTGGCCGAGCGCGAGCCATCCGGAGACGTGCTCTTGCGATTCGGCAGCCGCGGTCTCGATGCCGAGGCAACCGCACGCATCGAACATGCCTCGGTGCGCCTCGTTGCGGGGCGGGTGCCTGCGCAGACCGTCGCATCCCAGGACATCGAGAGCATCCGCCAGCGTTGCCCCGAGCACGTTCGCCAGGCGGATTGGCTCGCGTTCCTCGGCGGCGTCGGCGTAGAGCTCGATCGTGGCTTCGTGTGCCTCGAGCAGCTATGGCGCGGCGAATCCGAGGCCGTTGCCCGTGTCGCCATCTCCAGCGATCTGCGCTCCGAGGCTCGAGGGTTCTGCCTCTACCCCGCATTGATCGAGGGCGCCGTCGAATGCCTGGCCGTCGCCTGTTTGTTCCAGCGGCCCGAGTTGGCGATACCCGTTGGCATCGACTCGATTTGCTTTCATCGCGCGCCAGGCTTCAAGGCTTGGGCCCATGCCGTCGTCCGCTACGGTGCGGACGGTTCGCCCGGCGGGGATACCTTTCTGTTCGACGAGAACGGCGACATCGCGCTCGAATTGCGCGGTGTCCGACTCCGCCGGATCGACCCGGCTGCGCCATCCGGAGAGCGGGTGGCGGACTGGTTCTACGAAGAGGCCTGGGAACCCCTGCCCTGCGCCCCGCTCACGACCGACTCCATTCCGAGCAAGGCGAAATGGCTGGTGTTCGCCGATCGCTCCGGAACCGCGACCGCACTCCGTGCGGCCCTGGCCGAGCGCGGCGAAGCCTGCCTTCTCGTGTACGCCAGCGATGGGTACGAAGAGATCGAACCGGACGCGTACCGAATTCGACCGACGCGGGCGGACGATTACGCGCGTCTGTTGGCCGAGGGCTTCGCCGATCGTCCCTGCGCCGGTGTGGTGCATCTCTGGAGCCTCGATGTGGCGCCGTTCGAGCAGACGACCGTCGAATCACTGGAGATCGCGACGGATCTCGGGTGCATTTCGGCGCTGCATCTCACGCACGCGTTGCAGGCCACGCAACCGCGGCCGAGACTCTGGCTCGTCACATCGGGGGCGGTGCCTTTGGGCGATGCCCCTGTCCAGCCTGCGCAGGCGCCGCTCGCGGGGTTCGGCAAGGTACTCACGCTGGAGCACCCCGAGTTCTCCTGCAGCCGCCTGGATCTCGACCCGCGCGCCCGAAGGGACGTTCGCCCATGGTTGCAGGAGCTCACGCAACCGGGCCAGCGCGACGGCCGAATCGCGTACCGCGATGGCATGCGCTACGTGGCTCGATTGGCGCGCGCGAACGTCGGGTCGTTCGCGCCGGACGACGTGCACGTTCGGCCGGACGCCACGTACCTCGTTACCGGAGGCACCGGCGGGCTCGGTCTCGCATGCGCGCGGCGGCTCGTTGAGCGGGGGGCTCGTCATATTGCCCTGCTCGCGAGGGGCAAGTCGAGAGCTCGCTCGGATGTCCTCGAGGGCTTGCGCGAGCGGGCAAACGTCGAGGTGTTCCATGCCGATGTCGGACATCGCGACGAGCTCCGCGCGATGCTCGCCGAGATCACCGCGCGCATGCCGCCCGTTCGCGGTCTTCTTCACGCGGCGGGAACGCTGGCCGATGCCACGATCGACCAGTTGACCGAGCCGCGTTTCCGCGCGGTGTTGCCGGCCAAGATCGCGGGCACGTGGCATTTGCACGAGGCGACCCGGGAGCTGCCGCTCGATTTCTTCGTCCTGTTCTCCTCGGGGGCATCGCTCCTCGGCTCGGCGGGGCAAGCAAACTACGCCGCCGCCAATGCATTTTTGGACTGCCTCGCCCACGCACGACGGGGGCTCGGACTTCCGGCCCTGAGCATCAACTGGGCTGCTTGGTCGGAGGTGGGGATGGTCGCATCGCGCGCGGAGGACGGCACGCTTTCATCGTGGGCGGGGACGTCGCTGACCACCGAACAGGGGCTGCGCGCTCTCGAGGTGCTGCTCCAGTCCCGCATCGCTCAATGCGGCGTTTTCCCCTTCGACCCCATCTCGCGGGCGGCCTCCAATTCGGACAGCCCTTCGAGCCTTCGCCAGCGGCTCCTCGCCGAGCCCCTTGCGGGACGAGAAATACTCGGGCAATTCGTGCTCGACAGCGTGGCCCGCGTGCTGAGGATCGCGCCGTCGAAGCTGACGACCGATGCCCCGATCAACCACTTCGGGCTCGATTCCCTGACGGCCATGGAGCTCAGGAACGCGATTCAAGCGGAACTCGGCATCGCCCTCAATACGATTGCCCTGCTGCGAGGTCGCAACATCGCCGACCTTACCGTGGAACTTTTCGAGCAGTTCCTGCTCGACCACATCGACGAACTTTCTGACGCGAATGTCGGGGCCCTGACGCAACAGCTAGAGGGATGA
- a CDS encoding class I SAM-dependent methyltransferase codes for MSDDSVYVMGRSDAETERLRAQSMLFDPTTRRLFEQAGISTGMKVLDVGSGGGDVALLLADLVGPTGQVIGVDCHDAILEKARARTRQLGFDHVSFLQGDIRTIALDDDFDAVVGRLVLTYIPEPARWVRHLAAHVRPNGIVAFQDIEWSIGPVAFPPSSLLSRVWDWAPPAFERAGLETRMGLKLFRAFVDAGLPAPRMHVEAPAGGGTDWAGYEYIAAGLRSMLPVIERFELASAADVGIETFAARLRDETLAQHGVLMLPPFVSAWSRVAGSSL; via the coding sequence ATGAGCGACGATTCGGTTTATGTCATGGGACGCTCCGACGCGGAAACGGAGCGTCTGCGCGCACAGTCGATGCTCTTCGACCCTACGACCCGCCGCCTCTTCGAGCAGGCGGGGATCTCGACGGGGATGAAGGTGCTGGACGTGGGCAGCGGAGGCGGTGACGTGGCTTTGCTCCTCGCGGACCTCGTCGGGCCCACCGGGCAGGTCATCGGTGTCGATTGCCACGACGCGATCTTGGAGAAGGCGAGGGCGAGGACTCGGCAGCTCGGATTCGACCACGTCTCCTTCCTCCAAGGCGACATACGGACCATCGCGCTGGACGATGACTTCGACGCCGTGGTGGGACGCCTCGTTCTAACGTACATCCCGGAGCCGGCGCGGTGGGTGCGCCACCTCGCAGCCCACGTTCGCCCGAACGGAATCGTGGCATTTCAAGACATCGAATGGTCCATCGGACCGGTAGCCTTTCCGCCATCGTCCCTGCTTTCTCGGGTGTGGGACTGGGCGCCTCCGGCGTTCGAGCGCGCGGGGCTGGAAACGCGGATGGGGCTCAAGCTGTTTCGCGCCTTCGTCGATGCCGGGCTGCCTGCTCCTCGAATGCACGTCGAAGCGCCCGCGGGTGGTGGCACCGATTGGGCGGGCTACGAGTACATCGCCGCCGGCCTGCGCAGCATGCTCCCGGTGATCGAAAGGTTCGAGCTGGCCAGCGCCGCGGACGTCGGCATCGAAACGTTCGCGGCGCGGCTGCGGGACGAGACCCTGGCTCAACACGGCGTCCTGATGCTGCCGCCCTTCGTGAGCGCGTGGTCCAGAGTGGCGGGATCATCCCTCTAG
- a CDS encoding ABC transporter substrate-binding protein, whose translation MSFITLTVSSCVALLGQNTTQCDSTADCTARGPDFASTVCNSDHLCQAITDETRCDTSATCMARYGADAPHVCDKQTHRCVKLTSEDCTTPLADSSDYANDSTIYLGLMMPMTGTQASAAAPIINAVDLARKDFKLNSNTGLPPAKEGGPRRPLAFIVCDEQVSFMRAAHHLIDDVHVPAIIGPSFSSNVAKLSTDYAAGADVLLMGPTGGAALITTLDVRPKGKRLVWRTVPSDTEHARTHAALVPVIEKQLRDAGVIAANEAMKVALLHRGDNFGKGLASTVFDNMRFNNGKTAAENLADEKYADVDYGDPSTDPNPDTGYAKAITRLKDFAPHIILAGGADEISQKILGPTESNWTATYRPRWLNITGATLTGNLLATVNAQPASKGLRTRIVATAAGRTGPLYSKFTILYQGANEGATPSFYAAGGYDATYLLAYSIVALGDQPLTGTALATGLERLIPPAPVVATGADSISKAFDALTRNQSIDYDGAMGAHDFNPAVGEATNDIQIICIGADDSGRAANFRPSGAFYRNGVITGTVACP comes from the coding sequence ATGTCTTTCATCACGCTCACCGTGAGCTCGTGTGTTGCGCTGCTCGGGCAGAACACCACCCAATGCGACAGCACGGCCGATTGCACGGCGCGCGGACCGGATTTCGCCTCGACGGTTTGCAACAGCGATCATCTCTGCCAGGCCATCACCGATGAAACCCGATGCGACACGAGCGCTACCTGCATGGCAAGGTATGGGGCGGATGCGCCGCATGTCTGCGACAAGCAAACGCATCGCTGTGTCAAGTTGACCTCGGAGGATTGCACCACGCCGCTGGCGGATTCCAGCGACTACGCGAACGACAGCACGATCTACCTCGGCTTGATGATGCCGATGACGGGCACGCAAGCCTCGGCCGCCGCGCCGATCATCAATGCCGTCGATCTCGCCCGGAAGGACTTCAAGCTGAACTCGAACACGGGGTTGCCGCCCGCCAAAGAGGGCGGGCCTCGGCGTCCACTGGCGTTCATCGTCTGCGACGAACAAGTGAGTTTCATGCGGGCGGCGCATCATTTGATCGACGATGTCCACGTTCCCGCGATCATCGGCCCCTCGTTCAGCTCCAACGTGGCCAAACTCTCGACCGACTACGCAGCCGGTGCGGACGTGCTTCTCATGGGGCCCACCGGGGGTGCGGCGCTCATCACGACGCTCGATGTGCGCCCGAAGGGGAAGCGGCTCGTCTGGCGCACGGTTCCCTCGGACACCGAGCACGCACGCACGCACGCCGCGCTCGTCCCCGTGATCGAGAAGCAGCTTCGCGACGCCGGGGTCATCGCCGCCAACGAGGCCATGAAGGTGGCGCTCCTGCACCGTGGCGACAATTTCGGGAAAGGCCTCGCGAGCACCGTCTTCGACAACATGCGATTCAACAATGGCAAGACGGCCGCCGAGAACTTGGCCGACGAGAAGTACGCCGACGTCGATTATGGAGATCCCAGCACGGACCCCAATCCTGACACCGGATATGCCAAGGCCATCACGCGACTGAAAGATTTCGCGCCCCATATCATCCTCGCGGGCGGAGCCGATGAAATCAGCCAGAAGATCCTGGGCCCCACCGAATCCAACTGGACGGCCACGTATCGGCCTCGATGGTTGAACATCACCGGCGCCACGCTCACGGGAAATCTTCTCGCCACCGTCAACGCGCAGCCTGCGTCGAAAGGCCTGCGCACGCGAATCGTGGCCACGGCCGCCGGCCGAACCGGGCCTCTCTATTCCAAGTTCACGATTCTCTACCAAGGGGCCAACGAGGGCGCGACGCCGAGCTTTTATGCGGCCGGCGGATACGATGCGACCTATCTCCTGGCCTACTCCATCGTTGCGCTGGGGGATCAACCGCTCACCGGCACGGCCCTGGCAACGGGATTGGAGCGACTGATTCCGCCGGCCCCGGTGGTGGCGACGGGCGCCGACAGCATCTCGAAAGCATTCGACGCGCTGACGCGCAATCAGAGCATCGACTACGATGGCGCCATGGGCGCGCACGATTTCAATCCCGCCGTGGGGGAAGCGACGAACGACATCCAGATCATCTGCATTGGAGCCGATGACAGTGGTCGGGCGGCCAACTTCCGGCCGTCCGGCGCCTTCTATCGGAACGGAGTCATTACCGGAACCGTCGCCTGTCCATGA
- a CDS encoding metallophosphoesterase, with product MKKKNRIRVATILATMLSHTVFAAAVHGALDGTEERLRCTASLACALAGVLFFALRIGAWIDDPRRNPHFVTFIELPFLVHWNACALGIVPCALVFAIRTFGYQGPHPGTILSLYTWIYLLLIPIAAYGIFVRRRRIVVHELDVPIRGLDRRFDGYRIAHLSDLHIGNMTPEAWGRDWAARVNRSAADIVVVTGDLIVGGSDFLEDAAAVVGAIRAPGGVFVSLGNHDYFGDAERLVCALRHRGAYVLRNEGMLLIRDKARLYLAGIDDTWTQRDNLERAMAGCPAGVPSVLLSHDPERFDQAEKAGIPLTLSGHTHGGQVAIPFSKGHLSLLHLLHPFPSGLYRRRRSSLYVHPGLGTSGPPIRLGVAPAIVVHTLRTH from the coding sequence ATGAAGAAAAAGAATCGCATCCGCGTCGCGACGATTCTTGCGACAATGCTCTCCCACACCGTTTTCGCCGCCGCCGTGCATGGCGCATTGGACGGCACGGAAGAGCGCCTCCGTTGCACGGCATCGCTCGCGTGCGCACTGGCGGGTGTGCTCTTTTTCGCCCTGCGCATCGGGGCATGGATCGACGATCCACGGAGAAATCCTCATTTCGTGACCTTCATCGAGCTTCCATTCCTCGTGCACTGGAATGCGTGTGCACTCGGCATCGTCCCGTGCGCCCTGGTATTCGCCATTCGCACGTTCGGGTATCAGGGCCCCCATCCGGGAACCATTCTTTCTCTCTATACCTGGATTTACCTCCTCCTAATCCCAATTGCCGCTTATGGCATCTTCGTGCGGCGGCGGCGGATCGTCGTGCATGAACTGGATGTTCCCATCCGAGGACTCGATCGGCGCTTCGACGGATACCGGATTGCGCACCTCTCCGATCTTCATATTGGGAACATGACGCCGGAGGCGTGGGGAAGAGATTGGGCGGCGCGGGTCAATCGTTCCGCGGCGGATATCGTAGTCGTTACGGGGGACTTGATCGTGGGCGGATCGGATTTCCTCGAGGATGCCGCCGCCGTGGTCGGCGCGATTCGCGCTCCGGGAGGCGTTTTCGTATCGCTGGGCAATCACGATTACTTCGGGGACGCCGAACGCCTGGTGTGCGCACTTCGGCATCGCGGTGCGTACGTACTTCGCAACGAGGGAATGCTTCTCATCCGCGATAAAGCGCGCCTCTACCTTGCCGGAATCGACGATACTTGGACCCAACGCGACAATCTCGAACGCGCCATGGCCGGTTGCCCGGCTGGCGTACCCTCCGTGCTTCTATCGCACGATCCCGAGCGCTTCGATCAGGCGGAGAAAGCTGGAATCCCGCTTACATTGAGCGGGCACACGCACGGAGGGCAGGTCGCCATCCCCTTTTCGAAGGGGCACCTCTCGTTGCTTCATCTCCTTCACCCCTTTCCCTCGGGCCTTTATCGCAGGCGCCGCTCCTCATTGTACGTCCATCCTGGCCTGGGCACCTCGGGGCCGCCGATCCGATTGGGGGTCGCCCCGGCCATCGTCGTGCATACCCTGCGGACGCATTGA